One Novipirellula galeiformis DNA window includes the following coding sequences:
- a CDS encoding ankyrin repeat domain-containing protein, translating to MHPDYRLNDAIHSGCTADFNDAVDAGADVSFPDWKGQEPLEVAMRCARADMAQQLIELGADPNGAVGKRQDRLIHAAARRKDFGFVRLLLSAGVPPNSRGTCDRTALHFAANAGLQYMVSDLLAHNANPNSSDTSGDTPLHLAARAGQPGTVRQLLGASADARRPNNMLYTPIHEAAAKGHTEIAVALLKHRESDRCVRSIRRSLLPGSERGRAA from the coding sequence ATGCACCCGGACTACCGCCTTAATGATGCGATTCACAGTGGCTGCACTGCGGATTTCAATGACGCGGTGGATGCCGGTGCGGATGTCTCGTTCCCGGACTGGAAAGGCCAAGAGCCGTTGGAAGTCGCCATGAGGTGTGCTCGCGCAGACATGGCCCAACAATTGATCGAATTAGGAGCGGACCCGAACGGGGCAGTTGGAAAACGACAAGACCGTTTGATCCATGCAGCGGCACGACGGAAGGACTTTGGCTTTGTTCGATTGTTGCTCAGCGCGGGTGTCCCACCGAACTCACGGGGAACCTGCGACCGGACAGCTCTTCACTTTGCCGCAAACGCAGGCCTGCAATATATGGTGTCAGATTTGCTGGCGCACAACGCCAATCCTAATTCAAGCGACACTTCCGGTGATACGCCGCTACATCTGGCAGCACGAGCCGGACAGCCTGGCACCGTGAGACAGTTGCTTGGCGCCTCCGCCGATGCCCGGCGACCCAACAACATGCTCTACACGCCGATCCACGAGGCAGCTGCAAAGGGGCACACCGAAATTGCAGTCGCTTTGCTCAAGCACAGAGAAAGCGATCGATGTGTCCGCAGCATTCGTCGATCTCTCCTACCGGGTTCGGAACGTGGCCGAGCGGCATGA
- the parA gene encoding ParA family partition ATPase translates to MIYAFLKQKGGVGKTTLSIRTAAELSSRGRRVLLIDADPQGSSLGWSNHRETADFTVVGMAKATIHKEIECLAQDYDDVVIDGPPRVTELARSIILAADMVIIPLQPSPMDVWAAAETVDLVREAQVFNPDIKCCLALN, encoded by the coding sequence ATGATTTATGCATTCCTGAAACAAAAAGGTGGGGTCGGCAAGACAACGCTTTCTATTCGCACCGCCGCCGAGCTGTCTAGCCGGGGCCGACGCGTGCTGTTGATCGACGCGGATCCGCAGGGCAGTTCGCTTGGGTGGTCGAACCATCGCGAGACGGCGGACTTCACGGTCGTCGGCATGGCAAAAGCGACCATTCACAAAGAGATCGAGTGTCTGGCTCAAGACTACGACGACGTTGTGATCGACGGTCCACCGCGAGTCACCGAACTGGCCCGATCCATCATCCTCGCAGCAGACATGGTGATCATTCCACTACAGCCATCGCCAATGGATGTTTGGGCGGCAGCCGAAACGGTCGACCTGGTTCGTGAGGCCCAAGTGTTCAATCCCGATATCAAATGCTGCCTTGCACTCAATTGA